The following are encoded in a window of Kitasatospora fiedleri genomic DNA:
- a CDS encoding DUF5937 family protein — MTLRIDLAGTPPERIRFGVSPLAELTAMLHVLASPEHHPHLAGWAAGVWAGLRPELAERLREAEFLWRSSRADFLVPARPRATLAAELDQVDLIGDERYAHAALVTTCGSNRRTFAGRSPLHDPAARADALDRAQARGPVQEAFAERLLADPPAVRARLRETLEQCAEAFFDTEWPALAARLGRDVRDKTELSRRQGLPAALAEVSTAIALTPDGGSLVLDKLQDSAAQAGPAGVTFLPSVFGHPHLVAVYAPGWQPVVQYPAADGDRPAAVPLETVALRLEALAHPVRLRLVRTLARGPHTTGELARAWELTPPEVSRHLAVLRRAGLLTARRRGRHVHHALDLGATAVLGADLLSAVLR, encoded by the coding sequence GTGACCCTGCGCATCGACCTGGCCGGGACGCCGCCGGAGCGCATCCGGTTCGGCGTCTCGCCGCTCGCCGAACTGACCGCGATGCTGCACGTGCTGGCCTCGCCGGAGCACCACCCGCACCTGGCCGGGTGGGCGGCCGGGGTGTGGGCGGGCCTGCGCCCCGAGCTGGCCGAGCGGCTGCGGGAGGCCGAGTTCCTGTGGCGGTCCTCGCGGGCCGACTTCCTGGTGCCGGCCCGGCCGCGGGCCACCCTGGCCGCGGAGCTGGACCAGGTCGACCTGATCGGGGACGAGCGGTACGCGCACGCCGCGCTGGTCACCACCTGCGGCTCGAACCGGCGCACCTTCGCCGGCCGCTCCCCGCTGCACGACCCGGCCGCCCGCGCCGACGCGCTGGACCGGGCGCAGGCCCGCGGCCCCGTCCAGGAGGCGTTCGCGGAGCGCCTGCTGGCCGATCCGCCGGCCGTCCGGGCCCGGCTGCGGGAGACCCTGGAGCAGTGCGCGGAGGCGTTCTTCGACACCGAGTGGCCCGCGCTGGCCGCCCGCCTGGGCCGGGACGTCCGGGACAAGACCGAGCTGAGCCGCCGTCAGGGCCTGCCCGCCGCGCTCGCCGAGGTGTCGACGGCGATCGCGCTCACGCCCGACGGCGGCTCGCTGGTCCTCGACAAGCTCCAGGACTCCGCCGCGCAGGCCGGCCCGGCCGGCGTCACCTTCCTGCCCAGCGTCTTCGGGCATCCGCACCTGGTCGCCGTGTACGCCCCGGGCTGGCAACCCGTCGTCCAGTACCCGGCCGCGGACGGCGACCGCCCCGCGGCCGTCCCGCTGGAGACCGTCGCCCTCCGCCTGGAGGCGCTGGCCCACCCCGTCCGGCTGCGGCTGGTCCGCACCCTGGCCCGCGGCCCGCACACCACCGGCGAACTCGCCCGCGCCTGGGAGCTCACCCCGCCCGAGGTCTCCCGGCACCTCGCCGTGCTGCGCCGGGCGGGCCTGCTCACCGCCCGCCGCCGCGGCCGCCACGTCCATCACGCGCTCGACCTCGGCGCCACCGCCGTGCTCGGCGCCGACCTGCTCTCCGCCGTCCTGCGCTGA
- a CDS encoding thioredoxin domain-containing protein, which yields MTGRDTGPEAARPETARSGDGPAGETALAPVRRPALGPVLEPVLEVVEFTDPFCPWAWGSEPVLRALRRVLAGAAAHRRVFGILFDDDEEPAPDPAAEAAWYGEFVARVSAHTGAPRPARLRWVAASSWPASLAAAAAEQQGPQVAERVLRRLRESAFVRGEPADTPERIAGALRGVPGLDAVALASAASSAPVRERVARDRAETRAPRPEVVGLRGSGPHPGGAKEIADGRRYALPTLLFRGPAGCRVVPGWRPSAEYLAAARAVCPGLPAGRPEDRPDPAGLLRRYRSLTAPESPDGPPDGAVTVATAGGPLYLSPEEAAVSPLLPAP from the coding sequence GTGACCGGCCGGGACACCGGGCCGGAGGCCGCCCGGCCGGAGACCGCCCGGTCCGGGGACGGGCCCGCAGGCGAGACCGCGCTCGCACCCGTACGCAGACCGGCGCTCGGACCCGTCCTCGAACCCGTCCTCGAAGTCGTCGAGTTCACCGACCCGTTCTGTCCGTGGGCCTGGGGGTCGGAGCCCGTGCTGCGGGCGCTGCGCCGGGTGCTGGCCGGGGCCGCCGCGCACCGGCGGGTGTTCGGCATCCTGTTCGACGACGACGAGGAACCGGCGCCGGACCCGGCCGCGGAGGCCGCCTGGTACGGGGAGTTCGTGGCCCGGGTGTCGGCGCACACGGGTGCGCCGCGACCGGCCCGGCTGCGCTGGGTCGCGGCGAGCAGTTGGCCCGCCTCGCTGGCCGCCGCCGCGGCGGAGCAGCAGGGGCCGCAGGTGGCCGAGCGGGTGCTGCGGCGGCTGCGCGAGTCGGCGTTCGTCCGGGGCGAGCCGGCCGACACCCCGGAGCGGATCGCCGGGGCGCTGCGCGGGGTGCCCGGCCTGGACGCGGTGGCGCTGGCGTCCGCCGCGTCCTCGGCGCCGGTACGGGAGCGGGTGGCGCGGGACCGGGCCGAGACCCGGGCGCCGCGCCCGGAGGTGGTGGGGCTGCGCGGGTCGGGTCCGCACCCGGGCGGGGCGAAGGAGATCGCGGACGGCCGCCGCTACGCCCTGCCCACGCTGCTGTTCCGCGGCCCGGCGGGGTGCCGGGTGGTCCCGGGCTGGCGTCCGTCGGCGGAGTACCTGGCGGCGGCCCGGGCGGTGTGCCCGGGCCTGCCCGCGGGGAGGCCGGAGGACCGGCCCGATCCGGCCGGGCTGCTGCGCCGCTACCGGAGCCTGACCGCGCCGGAGTCGCCGGACGGCCCGCCGGACGGCGCGGTGACGGTCGCCACCGCGGGCGGCCCGCTGTACCTGTCGCCGGAGGAGGCCGCCGTCTCCCCGCTCCTCCCCGCGCCCTGA
- a CDS encoding helix-turn-helix domain-containing protein: protein MRTHASDTQARVVPLRPPQAPERREPLLRDVVGGVLRRERLTQGRTLKDVAEAARISVPYLSELERGRKEASSEVLAAAARALGLGLGDVLSLVQRDLVALHGTAARSRTATATATAGRYGGLCLAA from the coding sequence ATGAGAACTCATGCGTCGGACACCCAGGCCCGCGTCGTCCCGCTGCGCCCGCCGCAGGCGCCGGAGCGCAGGGAACCGCTGCTGCGGGACGTGGTGGGCGGCGTGCTGCGACGCGAACGGCTCACCCAGGGGCGGACGTTGAAGGACGTCGCGGAGGCGGCCCGGATCTCGGTGCCGTACCTGTCGGAGCTGGAACGCGGCCGCAAGGAAGCCTCCTCCGAGGTGCTCGCCGCCGCCGCCCGGGCGCTCGGCCTGGGTCTCGGGGACGTCCTCTCGCTGGTCCAGCGGGACCTGGTCGCGCTGCACGGCACCGCCGCCCGGAGCCGGACCGCCACCGCCACCGCGACCGCGGGCCGCTACGGCGGGCTCTGCCTGGCGGCCTGA
- a CDS encoding MFS transporter produces MTTSPPAARTTTPRPPTQPPPTQPPPTRPPARPSPPPSTRPTVRQLVRAGGGPRYAAALLVDALGTGLLRPFLLLYGITVLDLGTAATGLAMTGGIVAGLACMPALGRWLDRGARSTAVAASMLVRVLGVAALLAAPTGGVALFTVAALFLGIGNQSWPAAHAALVASVAEEHLRDTVLAAARAARNAGLGAGALLATACLAGGPTALRALALASGLGFLTAAALARSVRVRDGAARRTAPVVDGAAPRLGALLLANVVYVFCLNVPEVALPLVLVTVLHASPAWPAAVFVANTVLVVTLQVPVTAWAGARWSRARVLVLAGVVLAASYLAFLLATPFGPLAVALVAVPCTLGEILYAGSATALVTARTPAPRRGRALARLQLSTGLGLAVSPAVLTALTPVVLWPVLATTTLAAAALVHRTTPETP; encoded by the coding sequence ATGACCACCAGCCCCCCTGCCGCCCGCACCACCACGCCCCGGCCGCCGACCCAGCCACCGCCGACCCAGCCACCGCCGACCCGGCCACCGGCCCGCCCCTCGCCCCCGCCGTCGACCCGTCCGACGGTCCGGCAGCTCGTCCGGGCCGGCGGCGGGCCGCGCTACGCCGCCGCGCTGCTCGTCGACGCCCTCGGCACCGGCCTGCTGCGGCCGTTCCTGCTGCTGTACGGGATCACCGTGCTCGACCTCGGCACGGCCGCCACCGGCCTGGCGATGACCGGCGGCATCGTCGCCGGGCTGGCCTGCATGCCGGCGCTCGGGCGCTGGCTCGACCGGGGCGCGCGCAGCACGGCGGTGGCCGCGTCGATGCTGGTGCGGGTGCTGGGCGTGGCCGCGCTACTGGCGGCGCCCACCGGCGGCGTCGCGCTGTTCACCGTCGCCGCGCTGTTCCTCGGCATCGGCAACCAGTCCTGGCCCGCCGCGCACGCCGCACTGGTCGCCTCGGTCGCCGAGGAACACCTGCGGGACACCGTCCTGGCGGCCGCCCGGGCCGCCCGCAACGCCGGACTCGGCGCCGGCGCGCTGCTCGCCACCGCCTGCCTGGCCGGCGGTCCCACCGCCCTGCGGGCGCTGGCCCTGGCCTCCGGGCTCGGCTTCCTCACGGCGGCGGCGCTGGCCCGCTCGGTCCGGGTCCGCGACGGGGCGGCGCGGCGGACCGCCCCCGTGGTGGACGGGGCGGCACCGCGGCTCGGGGCGCTCCTGCTGGCCAACGTGGTGTACGTGTTCTGCCTGAACGTGCCCGAAGTGGCGCTGCCGCTGGTGCTCGTGACCGTCCTGCACGCCTCGCCGGCCTGGCCGGCCGCGGTGTTCGTCGCCAACACCGTGCTGGTGGTGACCCTCCAGGTGCCCGTCACCGCGTGGGCGGGCGCCCGCTGGTCGCGGGCCCGGGTCCTGGTCCTGGCCGGGGTGGTGCTCGCCGCGAGCTACCTGGCGTTCCTGCTCGCCACCCCGTTCGGGCCGCTCGCCGTCGCCCTGGTCGCGGTGCCCTGCACCCTGGGCGAGATCCTCTACGCGGGCAGCGCCACCGCCCTGGTGACCGCCCGCACCCCGGCCCCCCGCCGCGGCCGCGCCCTGGCCCGCCTCCAACTCTCCACCGGCCTCGGCCTCGCCGTCTCCCCCGCCGTGCTCACCGCCCTCACCCCCGTCGTCCTCTGGCCCGTCCTCGCCACCACCACCCTCGCCGCCGCCGCCCTGGTCCACCGCACCACCCCCGAAACCCCCTGA
- a CDS encoding DUF7617 domain-containing protein → MLGTAHWRITVTNAGPVDAAAVTVNDPTTPACRSAAGTFALPAGSSRQIHCDSLLLALPVKNTASASFVAANAPAGTVPTTTAPSAAVACSLLCILAVP, encoded by the coding sequence CTGCTCGGCACCGCGCACTGGCGGATCACCGTCACCAACGCGGGCCCGGTCGACGCCGCCGCCGTGACCGTCAACGACCCCACCACGCCCGCCTGTCGGAGCGCCGCCGGCACGTTCGCGCTGCCGGCCGGGAGCAGCCGCCAGATCCACTGCGACTCGCTGCTGCTGGCGCTGCCGGTGAAGAACACCGCGTCCGCCAGCTTCGTCGCCGCGAACGCGCCCGCCGGGACCGTCCCGACCACCACCGCGCCGTCCGCGGCGGTGGCCTGCTCGCTGCTGTGCATCCTGGCGGTGCCCTGA
- a CDS encoding ClpP family protease: MASYPIPYVIERTAQGERSYDVFSRLLSERIVFLGTEIDDGVANVVIAQLLHLEAASPEQEIALYLNSPGGSFTSLMAIYDAMTFVQCPIATYCVGQAASTAAVLLAGGDPGRRFVLQHARVLLGQPASGGQRGTVSDLSLAAKEVLRIRTQVEEVLSRHTRHPVATLRADMDRDKVFSAQEAVAYGLADRVLSSRVPAS, encoded by the coding sequence ATGGCCTCCTACCCGATTCCCTACGTGATCGAGCGGACCGCCCAGGGCGAGCGCTCCTACGACGTGTTCAGCCGGCTGCTCAGCGAGCGGATCGTCTTCCTCGGCACCGAGATCGACGACGGCGTGGCCAACGTGGTGATCGCCCAGCTGCTGCACCTGGAGGCCGCGAGCCCCGAGCAGGAGATCGCCCTCTATCTCAACTCGCCCGGCGGGTCGTTCACTTCACTGATGGCGATCTACGACGCGATGACGTTCGTGCAGTGCCCGATCGCCACCTACTGCGTCGGCCAGGCCGCCTCCACCGCGGCCGTGCTGCTGGCCGGCGGCGACCCGGGACGGCGCTTCGTCCTCCAGCACGCCCGGGTGCTGCTCGGCCAGCCCGCCAGCGGCGGACAGCGCGGCACCGTCTCCGACCTGAGCCTGGCCGCCAAGGAGGTGCTGCGGATTCGCACCCAGGTCGAGGAGGTGCTCTCCCGGCACACCCGCCACCCGGTGGCCACGCTGCGCGCCGACATGGACCGCGACAAGGTGTTCAGCGCGCAGGAGGCCGTCGCGTACGGCCTGGCCGACCGGGTGCTGAGCAGCCGCGTCCCCGCCTCCTGA
- a CDS encoding ClpP family protease, giving the protein MTPLRALRPRAEDGDTPPNPFDDHLAALLLARRIVLLGTQVDDVSANRVCAQLLLLSAEDPRADISLYINSPGGSVTAGLAIYDTMRLIPNDVSTLAMGFAASMGQFLLTVGAAGKRFALPNARIMMHQPSAGIGGTASDIAIQAENLEYTKQAIERITAEHTGQSPETIARDGDRDRWFTAEQAREYGMVDQVLESLADIGTAASRRRAGL; this is encoded by the coding sequence ATGACTCCACTCCGTGCCCTCCGCCCCCGGGCGGAGGACGGCGACACCCCGCCCAACCCGTTCGACGACCACCTGGCGGCGCTGCTGCTGGCCCGCCGGATCGTCCTGCTCGGCACCCAGGTCGACGACGTGTCGGCGAACCGGGTCTGCGCGCAGCTGCTGCTGCTCTCGGCCGAGGACCCGCGCGCCGACATCAGCCTGTACATCAACAGCCCGGGCGGCTCGGTCACGGCGGGGCTGGCGATCTACGACACCATGCGGCTGATCCCGAACGACGTCTCCACCCTGGCGATGGGGTTCGCCGCCAGCATGGGGCAGTTCCTGCTGACGGTGGGCGCGGCCGGCAAGCGGTTCGCGCTGCCCAACGCGCGGATCATGATGCACCAGCCCTCGGCGGGCATCGGCGGCACCGCGTCCGACATCGCGATCCAGGCGGAGAACCTGGAGTACACCAAGCAGGCCATCGAACGGATCACCGCCGAGCACACCGGGCAGAGCCCGGAGACCATCGCCCGGGACGGCGACCGGGACCGCTGGTTCACGGCCGAACAGGCCCGCGAGTACGGGATGGTGGACCAGGTGCTGGAGTCGCTCGCCGACATCGGCACGGCCGCGTCCCGTCGACGGGCGGGGCTGTGA
- a CDS encoding RrF2 family transcriptional regulator, whose amino-acid sequence MHISAKADYAARALVELACDTGRPLTCEAIASSQEIPFRFLKSVVGDLRRAGLVRSQRGCEGGYWLGRPASDITLLDVVRAVDGELITLRGEPLAGLAYPGPADALPGIWREVEERTGEVLAGTTVAALVRRSGRPLPRPVAEAV is encoded by the coding sequence ATGCATATTTCCGCCAAGGCGGACTACGCCGCCCGCGCACTGGTCGAGCTGGCTTGCGACACGGGGCGTCCGCTCACCTGCGAGGCGATCGCCTCGTCCCAGGAGATCCCGTTCCGGTTCCTGAAGTCCGTCGTCGGCGACCTGCGCCGGGCCGGCCTGGTCCGCAGCCAGCGCGGCTGCGAGGGCGGCTACTGGCTGGGCCGCCCGGCCTCGGACATCACGCTGCTCGACGTGGTGCGCGCCGTGGACGGCGAACTGATCACGCTCCGCGGCGAACCGCTGGCGGGGCTCGCCTACCCGGGCCCGGCGGACGCGCTGCCGGGGATCTGGCGCGAGGTCGAGGAGCGCACCGGGGAGGTGCTGGCGGGCACCACCGTGGCCGCGCTGGTCCGCCGCTCCGGGCGCCCGCTGCCCCGGCCGGTCGCGGAGGCGGTGTGA